Proteins from a single region of Esox lucius isolate fEsoLuc1 chromosome 13, fEsoLuc1.pri, whole genome shotgun sequence:
- the rmi1 gene encoding recQ-mediated genome instability protein 1, producing MNPQGVVRAAQAWLQSSMQVQVPFAWLEACVEWLQQEGGGASLPQHQLNQQVLDQWLLTDLRDLAHPVLPARLSQAHKSELIGSFCVQLDFVLDVSQPAYGQLQRWRGTDCINETVSAVTQASQRPWEAKPTRMLLLQVTDGVQSLEAMEYQPIPALSTTLRPGVKLLLQGQMTCRLGVLLLKPGNVKVLGGEVEELVERHCQGKVLCRALGLPEEEPQGLAERPEEQPVVPLPQPGDWDASNQEPDDLELLASLEAQEGEAGWRTEPSLESGYGTHSEASSASYGNAPLPSRHLESRVVSSLGTHLHHGTIDSDMLDIPDEDFDDIPLDELDSVIIRESPIRQTNRAGSERDNLRQACEDPISLSSEVPNESHFDSLDERDDPLLDEDMDIFSPPEPEGQRQELRLDRNRVRQQGNGQASAQSVTTVTLKSQPFTYLCVLKQGPSPTGLPECVSEVRVKAFIVTLLGNLRSRAGEWQVSATISDGTGYMDVDLSDQVLTVLLGFSAAEKQKLDPARKAAGMKACQQGLVDMCCVMTLRLDPADGKALVIKADAVTEEDCLALEARVKSRGGR from the exons ATGAACCCTCAGGGTGTGGTGCGAGCAgcccaggcctggctccagtCATCTATGCAGGTCCAAGTGCCCTTTGCCTGGCTTGAGGCGTGTGTAGAGTGGCTGCAGCAGGAGGGAGGTGGTGCCTCCCTGCCCCAACACCAACTTAATCAACAG GTCCTAGATCAGTGGCTCCTGACCGACCTGCGTGACCTGGCACACCCTGTGCTCCCTGCAAGGCTGTCTCAGGCTCATAAATCAGAGCTCATTGGAAGCTTCTGCGTGCAGCTGGACTTTGTACTGGACGTCAGCCAGCCCGCCTATGGCCAGCTCCAACGCTGGAGAGGCACCGACTGCATCAATGAGACTGTGTCAGCTGTCACCCAGGCCTCCCAACGTCCTTGGGAGGCCAAGCCCACACGCATGCTGCTGCTGCAGGTCACGGATGGTGTGCAGAGCCTGGAGGCCATGGAGTACCAGCCCATCCCTGCACTTAGCACCACTCTTAGGCCAGGAGTCAAGTTGCTGCTGCAGGGCCAAATGACCTGCCGACTAGGGGTGCTGCTTCTGAAGCCAGGCAACGTGAAGGTGCTggggggggaggtggaggagctggTTGAGAGGCACTGCCAAGGGAAGGTGCTGTGCAGAGCTCTGGGATTGCCTGAGGAGGAGCCACAGGGTCTGGCCGAGCGGCCAGAGGAGCAGCCTGTGGTCCCTCTCCCGCAACCAGGGGACTGGGATGCCAGCAACCAGGAACCCGATGACCTGGAGCTGCTTGCCAGCCTGGAGGCCCAGGAGGGGGAGGCGGGTTGGAGAACAGAACCCAGTCTGGAGAGTGGATACGGGACACACAGTGAGGCATCCTCCGCCTCTTACGGAAATGCCCCTCTGCCGAGCCGGCACTTAGAAAGCCGTGTAGTTTCTTCATTAGGGACCCATTTACACCACGGGACCATTGATTCAGACATGTTGGACATCCCGGATGAGGACTTTGATGACATTCCTCTGGACGAGCTTGACAGTGTGATCATCCGGGAGAGTCCCATTCGACAGACGAACCGGGCAGGAAGTGAAAGGGACAACCTAAGGCAAGCGTGTGAAGATCCCATATCCCTGTCAAGTGAAGTGCCAAACGAAAGCCATTTTGACTCCCTCGATGAGAGGGATGACCCTTTATTGGATGAGGACATGGACATCTTCTCTCCACCGGAGCCAGAAGGTCAGAGACAGGAGCTTAGACTGGACCGTAATCGTGTCAGGCAACAGGGAAACGGACAGGCCTCTGCGCAGAGTGTGACGACTGTGACGCTCAAGTCACAGCCATTTACGTACCTGTGTGTTCTGAAACAAGGTCCAAGCCCCACGGGCCTGCCAGAGTGTGTAAGCGAGGTACGTGTGAAAGCCTTCATCGTCACCTTGCTAGGGAACCTCCGTAGCCGTGCAGGAGAGTGGCAGGTCAGCGCCACCATCTCCGATGGAACTGGTTACATGGACGTGGACCTCTCGGACCAGGTTCTGACTGTCTTGCTGGGGTTCTCGGCGGCCGAGAAGCAGAAGCTGGACCCGGCCCGGAAGGCAGCTGGGATGAAGGCATGTCAACAAGGTCTGGTGGACATGTGCTGTGTGATGACCCTGAGATTGGACCCTGCTGATGGGAAGGCTCTGGTCATCAAGGCTGATGCAGTCACGGAGGAGGACTGTCTTGCTCTGGAGGCTCGAGTAAAATCCCGGGGCGGGCGGTAG
- the LOC105014454 gene encoding solute carrier family 28 member 3 isoform X2 translates to MRATMELTGLPDRCQKNGLDNQAFDSQDTVFIDVSVSHQPSEEATFTDHHMKRFLKKKIDAVHRYLEEHKSRIRLVLGLILAAGYAAMVITACVLNFKRALALLVLTLLAAFFLVWDWLVGRYGQRLWDVLFPARKALNKHRFWLKWVIYVLLLVAVVCWLVFDTAKQGTRQLVSFSGLVSFILLMLVFSRNPFRVSWQTLLWGVALQFIFGLVILRTRTGFMAVDWLGHQVEVFLSYTDAGSKFVFGEKYTDHFFAFKVLPIVVFFSTVISMLYYLGLMQWLILKVGFIMQITMGTSLTESTVAAGNIFVGQTESPLLIRPYLSQLTMSEIHAVMTGGFATIAGSVLGAFISLGIDATHLLTASVMSAPASLAIAKTFWPETEIPKVTAKEGLKLERGVGSNLLEAASHGASSSIILVANIAANIIAFLALLAFFNAILMWLGNMFDYPHLSFSVICSYVFMPFSVLMGVAWEDSFMVHSETIATYALCGFANIGSLGVMIGGLSAMAPERRADISKCAVRALISGTVACFMTACIAGMLYVPKQLCEDFLKEEFNSTSVINSTQLLSCCTELYNSVIVFSTSNVTLGGRFSMDSLYGCCPILSSPRFNCSLVYA, encoded by the exons ATGAGAGCTACTATGGAGCTTACAGGTCTACCTGATAGGTGCCAGAAGAATGGACTGGACAACCAGGCATTCGATTCTCAG GACACTGTCTTCATTGATGTATCAGTTTCTCATCAACCATCAGAGGAAGCAACATTCACAGATCATCACATGAAAAG gttcttaaaaaagaaaatcgacGCAGTCCACAGATATCTGGAGGAACACAAGTCTAGGATCAGACTGGTGTTGGGCCTTATCTTGGCTGCAG gctACGCTGCCATGGTGATTACGGCATGCGTGCTGAACTTCAAACGCGCTCTAGCCCTGTTGGTGCTGACCCTGCTGGCTGCATTCTTCCTGGTGTGGGATTGGCTCGTGGGGCGCTACGGACAGCGCCTCTGGGACGTCCTGTTCCCTGCCAGGAAGGCCCTCAATAAACACAGGTTCTGGCTCAAATG GGTGATTTATGTTCTGCTGCTGGTAGCTGTGGTGTGTTGGTTGGTATTTGACACAGCCAAACAGGGAACACGGCAGCTCGTCTCTTTCTCTGGCCTCGTCTCCTTCATACTGCTCATGCTGGTGTTCTCAAGGAACCCATTCAGA GTCTCATGGCAAACTTTACTGTGGGGTGTTGCTCTGCAGTTCATATTTGGACTCGTGATCCTCAGAACCAGAACAGGATTCATGGCTGTGGATTGGCTGGGCCATCAAGTGGAG GTGTTCCTGTCCTATACAGATGCTGGCTCCAAGTTTGTCTTTGGAGAAAAATACACAGATCACTTCTTCGCCTTCAAG gTTCTGCCTATTGTGGTTTTCTTCAGCACAGTCATCTCTATGTTGTACTACCTTGGTTTAATGCAGTGGCTCATCCTCAAG GTGGGCTTCATTATGCAGATTACCATGGGAACGTCTCTGACAGAGTCAACGGTTGCCGCCGGCAACATATTTGTGGGGCAG ACAGAGTCTCCTCTCCTGATCCGTCCATACCTCTCCCAGCTGACCATGTCAGAGATCCACGCTGTGATGACAGGAGGGTTTGCCACCATCGCTGGAAGTGTCCTGGGAGCCTTCATCTCTCTTGGG atcGATGCAACACACTTGCTGACAGCTTCTGTGATGTCAGCCCCCGCTTCCCTGGCCATCGCCAAGACCTTCTGGCCTGAGACTGAGATCCCAAAAGTCACAGCCAAAGAAGGCCTGAAACTGGAGAGAGg GGTGGGCAGTAATCTGCTGGAGGCAGCCTCTCACGGAGCCTCGTCCTCCATCATCCTGGTGGCCAACATTGCTGCCAACATCATCGCCTTCCTCGCCCTGCTCGCCTTTTTCAACGCCATTCTGATGTGGCTAGGCAACATGTTTGACTACCCGCATCTTAGCTTCTCT GTCATCTGCTCATATGTGTTCATGCCTTTCTCAGTCCTGATGGGTGTGGCCTGGGAGGACAGCTTCATG GTCCACTCTGAGACCATAGCGACATACGCTCTATGTGGTTTTGCCAACATTGGCTCTCTGGGTGTGATGATAGGAGGGCTCT CGGCCATGGCCCCAGAGCGCAGGGCCGATATTTCCAAGTGTGCCGTCCGAGCTCTGATCTCAGGCACTGTGGCGTGCTTCATGACAGCCTGCATAGCAG gtatGCTGTATGTCCCAAAGCAGCTGTGTGAAGACTTCCTGAAGGAGGAGTTTAACTCGACGTCGGTCATTAACAGCACTCAGTTGCTTTCCTGCTGCACTGAGCTTTACAACAG TGTGATAGTGTTTAGCACCTCTAATGTGACTCTGGGAGGAAGATTCAGTATGGATTCTCTCTACGGCTGTTGCCCCATCCTGTCCTCCCCACGTTTCAACTGCAGTCTAGTCTATGCCTGA
- the LOC105014454 gene encoding solute carrier family 28 member 3 isoform X1 produces MRATMELTGLPDRCQKNGLDNQAFDSQDTVFIDVSVSHQPSEEATFTDHHMKRFLKKKIDAVHRYLEEHKSRIRLVLGLILAAGYAAMVITACVLNFKRALALLVLTLLAAFFLVWDWLVGRYGQRLWDVLFPARKALNKHRFWLKWVIYVLLLVAVVCWLVFDTAKQGTRQLVSFSGLVSFILLMLVFSRNPFRVSWQTLLWGVALQFIFGLVILRTRTGFMAVDWLGHQVEVFLSYTDAGSKFVFGEKYTDHFFAFKVLPIVVFFSTVISMLYYLGLMQWLILKVGFIMQITMGTSLTESTVAAGNIFVGQTESPLLIRPYLSQLTMSEIHAVMTGGFATIAGSVLGAFISLGIDATHLLTASVMSAPASLAIAKTFWPETEIPKVTAKEGLKLERGVGSNLLEAASHGASSSIILVANIAANIIAFLALLAFFNAILMWLGNMFDYPHLSFSVICSYVFMPFSVLMGVAWEDSFMVGELIGYKTFLNEFVAYERLSEFMKRREDRGPEYVDNVKQYLSVHSETIATYALCGFANIGSLGVMIGGLSAMAPERRADISKCAVRALISGTVACFMTACIAGMLYVPKQLCEDFLKEEFNSTSVINSTQLLSCCTELYNSVIVFSTSNVTLGGRFSMDSLYGCCPILSSPRFNCSLVYA; encoded by the exons ATGAGAGCTACTATGGAGCTTACAGGTCTACCTGATAGGTGCCAGAAGAATGGACTGGACAACCAGGCATTCGATTCTCAG GACACTGTCTTCATTGATGTATCAGTTTCTCATCAACCATCAGAGGAAGCAACATTCACAGATCATCACATGAAAAG gttcttaaaaaagaaaatcgacGCAGTCCACAGATATCTGGAGGAACACAAGTCTAGGATCAGACTGGTGTTGGGCCTTATCTTGGCTGCAG gctACGCTGCCATGGTGATTACGGCATGCGTGCTGAACTTCAAACGCGCTCTAGCCCTGTTGGTGCTGACCCTGCTGGCTGCATTCTTCCTGGTGTGGGATTGGCTCGTGGGGCGCTACGGACAGCGCCTCTGGGACGTCCTGTTCCCTGCCAGGAAGGCCCTCAATAAACACAGGTTCTGGCTCAAATG GGTGATTTATGTTCTGCTGCTGGTAGCTGTGGTGTGTTGGTTGGTATTTGACACAGCCAAACAGGGAACACGGCAGCTCGTCTCTTTCTCTGGCCTCGTCTCCTTCATACTGCTCATGCTGGTGTTCTCAAGGAACCCATTCAGA GTCTCATGGCAAACTTTACTGTGGGGTGTTGCTCTGCAGTTCATATTTGGACTCGTGATCCTCAGAACCAGAACAGGATTCATGGCTGTGGATTGGCTGGGCCATCAAGTGGAG GTGTTCCTGTCCTATACAGATGCTGGCTCCAAGTTTGTCTTTGGAGAAAAATACACAGATCACTTCTTCGCCTTCAAG gTTCTGCCTATTGTGGTTTTCTTCAGCACAGTCATCTCTATGTTGTACTACCTTGGTTTAATGCAGTGGCTCATCCTCAAG GTGGGCTTCATTATGCAGATTACCATGGGAACGTCTCTGACAGAGTCAACGGTTGCCGCCGGCAACATATTTGTGGGGCAG ACAGAGTCTCCTCTCCTGATCCGTCCATACCTCTCCCAGCTGACCATGTCAGAGATCCACGCTGTGATGACAGGAGGGTTTGCCACCATCGCTGGAAGTGTCCTGGGAGCCTTCATCTCTCTTGGG atcGATGCAACACACTTGCTGACAGCTTCTGTGATGTCAGCCCCCGCTTCCCTGGCCATCGCCAAGACCTTCTGGCCTGAGACTGAGATCCCAAAAGTCACAGCCAAAGAAGGCCTGAAACTGGAGAGAGg GGTGGGCAGTAATCTGCTGGAGGCAGCCTCTCACGGAGCCTCGTCCTCCATCATCCTGGTGGCCAACATTGCTGCCAACATCATCGCCTTCCTCGCCCTGCTCGCCTTTTTCAACGCCATTCTGATGTGGCTAGGCAACATGTTTGACTACCCGCATCTTAGCTTCTCT GTCATCTGCTCATATGTGTTCATGCCTTTCTCAGTCCTGATGGGTGTGGCCTGGGAGGACAGCTTCATGGTGGGCGAGCTGATTGGCTACAAGACATTTCTCAATGAGTTTGTGGCCTATGAGAGGTTGTCAGAATTcatgaagaggagagaggacaggggtCCAGAGTACGTGGACAACGTCAAGCAGTACCTGTCT GTCCACTCTGAGACCATAGCGACATACGCTCTATGTGGTTTTGCCAACATTGGCTCTCTGGGTGTGATGATAGGAGGGCTCT CGGCCATGGCCCCAGAGCGCAGGGCCGATATTTCCAAGTGTGCCGTCCGAGCTCTGATCTCAGGCACTGTGGCGTGCTTCATGACAGCCTGCATAGCAG gtatGCTGTATGTCCCAAAGCAGCTGTGTGAAGACTTCCTGAAGGAGGAGTTTAACTCGACGTCGGTCATTAACAGCACTCAGTTGCTTTCCTGCTGCACTGAGCTTTACAACAG TGTGATAGTGTTTAGCACCTCTAATGTGACTCTGGGAGGAAGATTCAGTATGGATTCTCTCTACGGCTGTTGCCCCATCCTGTCCTCCCCACGTTTCAACTGCAGTCTAGTCTATGCCTGA